A genomic stretch from Candidatus Nitrososphaera gargensis Ga9.2 includes:
- a CDS encoding sulfite exporter TauE/SafE family protein: MLDPITTIVVLIAVGLGAGTLGSMIGVGGGIIMVPALTFLGLPPAQAASTSLIAVTSTSVSSTIEYSRQKRIDYRLGLTMSAFAVPGAVLGAILSESVSVESFKLYFGILLMFAGIYVLYKNSILKDSAAKKRSMAYAAVFPATFGAGIIASLFGVGGGIIFVPLMLLVLGLTMPRAVPTSQLTLMTTSIAGIFAHGLLGHPDYLQAAALSAGAFAGAQIGARISRTTKDVLLQRLLGLALIAVAIEFVIDWFASR, translated from the coding sequence GTGCTAGACCCAATCACCACTATAGTAGTTCTCATTGCAGTTGGCCTTGGGGCCGGAACCTTGGGTTCGATGATAGGGGTGGGCGGCGGCATCATAATGGTGCCGGCTCTTACATTCTTGGGCTTGCCGCCTGCCCAAGCGGCAAGCACGAGCCTAATTGCGGTGACCTCTACAAGCGTGTCGTCGACTATAGAATATTCCAGACAAAAGAGGATCGACTACCGGCTTGGGCTCACAATGTCTGCATTTGCAGTACCTGGCGCAGTGCTGGGCGCCATCCTTTCTGAATCCGTGTCAGTAGAGTCGTTCAAGCTGTACTTTGGCATCTTGCTGATGTTCGCCGGCATCTATGTGCTTTACAAGAATTCAATTCTAAAAGATAGCGCCGCCAAAAAGCGCTCGATGGCCTATGCCGCAGTGTTTCCGGCAACTTTTGGAGCAGGCATCATAGCAAGCTTATTTGGCGTAGGCGGCGGGATAATATTTGTGCCACTGATGCTGCTCGTGCTTGGCCTGACTATGCCGCGTGCCGTGCCAACATCTCAGCTGACGCTCATGACGACTTCGATTGCAGGCATCTTTGCGCACGGTCTCTTGGGGCATCCTGACTACCTGCAGGCAGCCGCTCTGTCAGCAGGCGCGTTTGCTGGTGCACAGATAGGGGCAAGGATATCGCGTACTACAAAAGACGTGCTGCTTCAACGTTTGCTGGGCTTGGCACTGATAGCAGTGGCCATCGAGTTTGTCATCGACTGGTTCGCCTCAAGGTAG
- the purE gene encoding 5-(carboxyamino)imidazole ribonucleotide mutase has product MKKALVGIIMGSDSDLPVMKEAKEVLDSFGIPNEITIVSAHRTTRRMVDYASGAKKRGMEVIIAGAGGAAHLPGMVASLTPLPVIGVPVRTKSLDGLDSLLSIAQMPPGVPVATVAVNGAKNAGILACQILAIKHQDIARKVEKYKRDLESSVLKKAGILEKSGVKRYLKRLQ; this is encoded by the coding sequence ATGAAAAAAGCTCTTGTCGGCATCATAATGGGAAGCGACTCTGATCTGCCTGTAATGAAAGAGGCAAAAGAGGTTCTCGACTCGTTTGGCATTCCAAATGAGATCACGATAGTGTCTGCGCACCGCACCACGAGGAGGATGGTCGATTACGCTTCTGGTGCGAAGAAGAGAGGTATGGAGGTCATTATTGCAGGGGCCGGAGGCGCTGCTCACTTGCCTGGCATGGTGGCATCGCTGACGCCTCTGCCCGTAATCGGTGTTCCAGTCAGGACAAAGAGCCTTGACGGCTTGGATTCGCTTCTGTCAATAGCGCAGATGCCACCCGGCGTTCCTGTAGCCACTGTCGCGGTAAACGGCGCCAAGAACGCAGGTATACTTGCGTGCCAGATTCTGGCGATAAAGCACCAAGACATAGCCAGAAAGGTCGAAAAATACAAGCGCGACCTAGAATCCAGCGTGCTGAAAAAGGCAGGTATACTTGAGAAATCAGGCGTCAAGAGATACCTGAAAAGATTGCAGTAG
- the purK gene encoding 5-(carboxyamino)imidazole ribonucleotide synthase: protein MVSNDLLAIGRPICVGIIGGGQLGKMIAHEARRMSLKVIVLDPTEGCPASGVADEQIVADFKDENAIMKLAEKCDILTYEIELANSAALKELEAKSYPVRPAPETLRIIQNKYRQKSFLKDHKIAVPDFALVRSEEHLHELCEQFGFPAMLKACEDSYDGRGNFLITSKNKMHEAFNYFAGRECMLEKFVPFTKEISIMVARNPSGQIESFPVAENIHKNSILDTTIVPARIDRKVELKAKKMAERTMQVLHGAGIFGIEMFVTKKGDVLVNEIAPRPHNSGHYTNEACSVSQFEQHLRAVLDLPLSKPELLSPAVMINILGAENSNGPYAVKGLTKMLRVPGAKLYIYGKKTAKPQRKLGHITATGRTVKEALARAAKARKAVELIPTGGAE, encoded by the coding sequence ATGGTTAGCAATGACCTCCTTGCCATAGGCCGACCAATCTGCGTAGGTATTATCGGCGGAGGTCAACTCGGAAAAATGATTGCGCATGAGGCAAGGCGGATGTCGCTTAAGGTTATCGTGCTTGATCCTACTGAAGGATGCCCAGCTTCTGGAGTGGCAGACGAGCAGATAGTTGCCGACTTTAAGGACGAAAACGCGATAATGAAACTGGCGGAAAAGTGCGACATTCTGACCTATGAAATCGAGCTGGCGAATTCTGCAGCGCTCAAAGAGCTTGAAGCAAAGAGCTATCCTGTCAGGCCGGCGCCGGAGACCCTGCGTATAATACAGAACAAATACCGGCAAAAGTCGTTTCTGAAAGATCACAAGATCGCCGTGCCGGATTTTGCGCTTGTGCGATCTGAAGAGCACCTGCACGAACTATGCGAGCAGTTTGGATTCCCTGCCATGCTCAAAGCATGCGAGGACTCGTACGATGGCAGGGGCAACTTTCTGATAACCTCAAAAAACAAAATGCATGAAGCCTTCAACTACTTTGCAGGCAGGGAATGCATGCTGGAGAAGTTCGTGCCGTTCACAAAAGAGATATCCATAATGGTCGCCCGCAACCCAAGCGGCCAGATAGAGTCGTTCCCGGTGGCGGAAAACATACATAAGAACAGCATCCTTGACACCACTATAGTGCCGGCGAGAATTGATCGCAAAGTGGAGTTAAAAGCAAAAAAGATGGCAGAAAGAACCATGCAAGTGCTGCACGGCGCCGGGATATTTGGCATTGAAATGTTTGTAACAAAAAAGGGCGACGTGTTGGTAAATGAGATCGCCCCAAGGCCGCACAATTCAGGCCACTATACTAACGAGGCGTGCTCCGTCTCGCAGTTTGAGCAGCACCTGCGGGCGGTGCTCGACCTGCCACTATCAAAACCAGAGCTGCTATCGCCTGCGGTCATGATCAACATACTTGGCGCTGAAAATTCAAACGGGCCATACGCTGTAAAGGGCCTGACAAAGATGCTCAGAGTGCCCGGCGCAAAGCTGTACATATATGGCAAGAAAACTGCCAAGCCGCAGCGCAAGCTGGGCCATATCACTGCTACAGGCAGGACTGTAAAGGAGGCGCTTGCGCGCGCCGCAAAGGCTAGAAAGGCGGTCGAGCTTATCCCTACGGGTGGAGCAGAATGA
- the psmA gene encoding archaeal proteasome endopeptidase complex subunit alpha, translating into MLPAAAGYDRAITVFSPDGRLYQVEYAIETVRRGTLAIGIKSKDGVILAVEEKARKLQISNVTQKIFQVDDHIGVAAAGYIPDARTQVDHARFFAQSNRLIYDEPVDVEGVAKNIADMAQQFTQYAGVRPFGVALILAGVDKNGSALFLTDPSGTYIGYDAVAIGAGSDQVTEFLEKSYKADISLDEGAALAIESIYLVSEEKTGTRHLKMAIIDNKTKTMRKVEDEEIERYASMARDRTSKRGT; encoded by the coding sequence TTGTTACCAGCAGCAGCGGGCTATGACCGAGCCATTACCGTATTTTCGCCAGACGGTAGGCTTTACCAAGTGGAATATGCGATTGAAACTGTCAGACGCGGGACACTGGCTATAGGCATCAAGAGCAAGGACGGCGTAATACTTGCAGTAGAAGAAAAGGCAAGAAAGCTTCAGATATCAAATGTAACCCAAAAGATCTTTCAGGTTGACGATCACATTGGCGTTGCAGCAGCAGGCTATATTCCTGACGCGCGCACTCAAGTAGATCACGCGCGCTTTTTTGCCCAGAGCAATAGGCTGATCTATGACGAGCCGGTAGATGTCGAGGGCGTTGCCAAGAATATTGCAGACATGGCCCAGCAGTTCACGCAATACGCTGGCGTGAGGCCATTTGGCGTTGCGCTCATACTTGCAGGCGTTGACAAGAATGGTTCTGCTCTATTCCTGACAGACCCGAGCGGCACATACATCGGCTATGATGCAGTGGCGATAGGCGCCGGTAGCGATCAGGTGACAGAATTTCTTGAAAAGAGCTACAAAGCCGACATTAGCCTTGACGAAGGCGCTGCGCTTGCAATCGAATCCATCTATCTGGTGAGCGAGGAAAAGACTGGCACAAGACACCTAAAGATGGCCATAATTGACAACAAGACAAAGACAATGCGCAAGGTAGAGGACGAGGAGATAGAGAGATACGCTTCAATGGCACGAGACAGGACCTCGAAGCGGGGCACCTGA
- a CDS encoding SIMPL domain-containing protein has protein sequence MSSNQNVNKNTKIALFAGILAVGLLVAVLVGSFPLTSRGAAAQESGLQHPVLHNNTSIVSATGTATTSVKPDKVSIAVGVETNGTSAEEAASKNADLIAQIIAALKELGITEDQIGTSNYNVFPVYQHKEPAEVCIMIYPPPPKCQPGQEIVGYRAVNSITVTLDVDGEIDAGEVIDTAIEAGANNVNGIYFFLSDERQEEVRDSLIKEAIDSAKYRAEVAASALGYTISGVQSIHLNDVNFPIFYGRSALSESAVSSTPIMPGEQQVSTSVTVVFYMPDIAVAQ, from the coding sequence ATGTCGTCAAATCAGAACGTAAACAAAAACACAAAGATAGCCCTATTCGCAGGCATACTTGCAGTAGGACTTTTGGTAGCTGTCTTGGTCGGGAGCTTCCCGCTGACAAGCAGAGGAGCTGCCGCACAAGAATCCGGTCTGCAGCACCCAGTACTTCATAACAACACGTCCATAGTCTCTGCCACAGGTACTGCAACAACTTCTGTAAAGCCAGACAAAGTATCTATCGCCGTTGGCGTTGAGACGAATGGAACATCTGCAGAAGAAGCAGCTTCCAAGAACGCTGACCTGATAGCCCAGATCATAGCTGCCCTCAAGGAACTTGGCATCACCGAAGATCAGATAGGCACAAGCAACTACAATGTGTTTCCTGTTTACCAACACAAAGAGCCAGCTGAAGTGTGCATAATGATCTACCCACCACCTCCTAAATGCCAGCCAGGGCAGGAAATTGTTGGCTACAGGGCAGTAAACAGCATCACCGTAACGCTTGACGTAGATGGCGAAATCGATGCCGGCGAGGTAATCGACACAGCAATCGAAGCAGGTGCCAACAACGTCAACGGAATATACTTCTTCCTGTCAGATGAAAGACAAGAAGAAGTCCGCGACAGCCTGATCAAGGAAGCAATAGACAGCGCAAAGTACAGGGCAGAAGTGGCAGCCTCGGCGTTGGGATACACCATATCTGGCGTCCAATCAATACACCTGAACGATGTGAACTTCCCGATCTTCTATGGCCGCAGCGCATTGTCAGAAAGCGCAGTATCATCAACACCCATCATGCCTGGCGAACAGCAAGTGTCCACAAGTGTAACTGTCGTATTCTACATGCCGGACATAGCGGTAGCGCAATAG
- a CDS encoding 50S ribosomal protein L3: protein MGHRKYSAPRRGSVAFRPRARARSLEARVRTWPQLAAEKSSLLGFAGFKAGCIHVLTIDDREKTPNFGKQLLNPATVIVTPPIRVIGIRGYKKDIYGQHAIFDVYAKDLPKELSRKFDAKSSDEAFAKAEGMLGSASAIMAIVAVSPNSIGLSQKTPFVFEMAVSGKDAKSQYDYVKSVLGREVKVSDIFQVGQNIDVFGITRGKGIEGPVTRFGIKRKQHKSRKSVRAVGTLGPISPAVVMYTVARQGQRGFHQRTEYNKRILVMSNTEKDGQNSINPSGGFKHFGLVKGDYIIVRGSVPGVPKRLIKMRQPIRNVSKKVLEPKVLEVVVE, encoded by the coding sequence ATGGGTCATCGCAAGTATAGCGCCCCGAGGAGGGGTAGTGTTGCCTTTAGACCAAGGGCAAGGGCCAGGAGCCTTGAGGCAAGAGTTAGAACTTGGCCTCAGCTCGCAGCAGAAAAAAGCTCTCTTTTAGGGTTTGCAGGTTTCAAAGCTGGCTGTATTCACGTACTGACAATTGATGACAGGGAAAAGACACCAAACTTTGGCAAGCAGCTGCTCAACCCGGCAACTGTAATCGTGACACCGCCCATCAGGGTTATTGGCATCCGCGGCTACAAGAAAGACATCTACGGCCAGCATGCTATCTTTGACGTTTATGCCAAGGATCTGCCAAAAGAGCTGTCGCGCAAATTTGACGCCAAGTCCAGCGATGAAGCCTTTGCAAAGGCAGAAGGCATGCTTGGCAGCGCAAGCGCCATCATGGCGATAGTTGCGGTCTCTCCAAATTCTATTGGCCTTTCTCAAAAGACTCCGTTTGTTTTTGAAATGGCAGTTTCCGGCAAGGACGCAAAATCACAATATGACTATGTAAAAAGCGTCCTTGGCAGAGAGGTTAAGGTAAGCGACATTTTCCAAGTGGGACAAAACATCGACGTTTTTGGCATAACACGCGGCAAGGGCATTGAAGGCCCAGTCACAAGGTTTGGGATCAAGAGAAAGCAGCACAAGTCGAGAAAGAGCGTCCGCGCTGTGGGAACACTCGGCCCGATCTCGCCTGCGGTGGTCATGTACACAGTCGCAAGGCAGGGCCAGAGGGGATTCCACCAGAGGACCGAATACAACAAGCGCATACTCGTCATGTCAAACACTGAAAAAGACGGGCAGAATTCAATAAACCCATCAGGCGGCTTCAAGCATTTCGGGCTCGTCAAGGGCGACTACATCATAGTCAGGGGCTCCGTTCCGGGCGTTCCAAAGCGCCTGATAAAGATGAGGCAGCCAATACGCAATGTATCTAAGAAGGTGCTCGAGCCAAAGGTTTTGGAGGTTGTAGTTGAATAA
- a CDS encoding thioredoxin domain-containing protein has translation MVAKIGAKAPNLQISRWVQGKPTNIDKEKGNVVLVEVFQVNCPGCFLYGIPEAIDIYKKYKDQGLTVLGMATAFEDYDKNTLENLQKLVMTGEVIGETYRALAQYGQLMDGNKIPYKIPFPVGMDMLKKESGQMMTDSKVMDFIEANIPDFRSYSEKDRHLLVERVKQYLRSKEYSAKTFEEYALRGTPSSILVDRKGILRSTFFGSNGFLEGAVEELLKE, from the coding sequence ATGGTAGCGAAAATAGGTGCCAAGGCACCCAACCTTCAAATTTCAAGATGGGTTCAGGGCAAGCCCACAAACATTGACAAGGAAAAAGGCAATGTTGTTCTGGTCGAAGTTTTTCAGGTCAACTGCCCCGGCTGCTTTCTCTATGGAATCCCGGAAGCAATAGACATTTACAAAAAGTACAAGGATCAAGGGCTGACCGTCCTTGGCATGGCGACCGCTTTTGAGGATTATGATAAAAACACGCTTGAGAATCTGCAAAAGCTGGTCATGACCGGCGAAGTCATTGGCGAGACATACCGTGCGCTGGCGCAGTACGGCCAGCTAATGGATGGCAACAAGATACCATACAAGATACCATTTCCAGTTGGCATGGACATGCTAAAGAAAGAATCCGGCCAGATGATGACCGACAGCAAGGTAATGGACTTTATCGAGGCCAACATCCCCGACTTTAGATCATATTCCGAAAAGGACAGACATTTGCTGGTTGAGAGGGTAAAGCAATACTTGAGGTCAAAGGAATACAGCGCCAAGACCTTTGAAGAGTATGCCCTGCGCGGGACTCCGTCGAGCATACTGGTCGACAGGAAGGGCATACTGCGCTCCACGTTCTTTGGATCAAACGGCTTTTTAGAAGGCGCAGTTGAAGAGCTGCTGAAAGAATAA
- a CDS encoding DUF371 domain-containing protein: protein MVQDEVIFYGHPNVQSLHGKTVEITKDEHLTLRGDCIIGVRASKACADLDETLKRRLASNDSVVSIEIMVGSETFVINGRGDERISLQNPHDIVIRKTNFVCPRTLSVRCDKASSDVPRKIVKMLQDKDAKGIFRITIE, encoded by the coding sequence ATGGTTCAGGACGAAGTGATATTCTATGGTCACCCAAATGTCCAGTCGCTGCATGGCAAGACGGTTGAGATAACCAAGGATGAACATCTTACGCTAAGGGGTGACTGCATAATAGGGGTGCGGGCGAGCAAGGCTTGCGCCGACCTAGACGAGACCTTAAAGCGCAGGCTGGCATCAAACGACTCTGTCGTGAGCATAGAGATAATGGTGGGCAGCGAGACCTTTGTCATAAATGGCAGAGGCGACGAACGGATTAGCCTACAAAACCCTCACGACATCGTGATACGCAAGACGAACTTTGTCTGCCCGCGCACATTGTCAGTCAGGTGCGACAAGGCTTCTTCTGACGTACCAAGAAAGATTGTCAAAATGTTGCAGGATAAGGACGCAAAGGGTATATTCAGGATCACTATCGAATAG
- a CDS encoding ArsR/SmtB family transcription factor has product MAETLFQKDVRIKRVTTLGYSAAQALNDPVRIKILEILSHKQMSADEIAKALGSSGYKKATTTIRHHLDTLKSAGLIEATKMVEVRGAVMKYYAPTLRAFSYDVPDLEKHAKLVDDTGTRLLKVLKSVLEDKKFVAAFAGKDDVCSQCKGDHYKEYAALEILNAALAKAMGRKEYVEMIVAGKEQPKK; this is encoded by the coding sequence ATGGCCGAAACCCTGTTCCAGAAAGATGTCAGGATAAAAAGAGTGACTACACTTGGCTATTCTGCCGCACAGGCACTAAATGACCCCGTCAGGATAAAAATCCTTGAAATCTTGAGCCACAAGCAAATGTCTGCCGATGAAATCGCCAAGGCGCTTGGCAGCTCGGGTTATAAAAAAGCAACAACTACCATCCGGCACCATCTGGACACTCTGAAAAGTGCCGGCCTGATTGAAGCCACCAAGATGGTCGAGGTGAGAGGCGCCGTGATGAAATATTATGCACCAACCCTCCGCGCATTCAGCTATGATGTGCCAGACCTCGAAAAGCATGCCAAGCTTGTTGATGACACAGGCACTAGGCTGCTAAAGGTTTTGAAAAGCGTGCTTGAAGACAAGAAATTTGTCGCGGCGTTTGCAGGAAAGGATGATGTTTGCAGCCAGTGCAAGGGCGACCATTACAAAGAATATGCTGCGCTGGAAATATTAAACGCAGCACTGGCAAAAGCTATGGGAAGAAAAGAGTACGTAGAAATGATTGTTGCAGGAAAAGAGCAACCAAAAAAGTAG
- the purC gene encoding phosphoribosylaminoimidazolesuccinocarboxamide synthase encodes MRLLRKGKVKDIYELDNGNILFHFSDRVSAFDVNMATPIPRKGEVLCRFGQFWFDTLQTPHHMVRIVEKDKMEVKKLKMVPVECVVRGYFYGSFVDRYKGHLGKGLPLDFKPILAGKLPRPIFDPTTKSEEHDTPITRQQAIFSGILSEKDFDYLEKTSISLYEKMSKIVERAGFIIADVKFEFGRNEQGDIVLGDSLGPDEYRLWLKTDHQPGKVQESYDKQLLRDWLAKIGFKDKVDSLAKEGKKPESPEVAPEVANELSRRYILAYERISGRKL; translated from the coding sequence ATGAGGCTCCTACGCAAGGGCAAGGTCAAGGACATTTACGAGCTTGATAACGGCAACATCTTGTTTCACTTTTCAGACCGTGTTTCTGCCTTTGATGTCAATATGGCCACTCCCATCCCAAGGAAGGGTGAGGTTCTCTGCAGGTTCGGCCAGTTTTGGTTTGATACGCTTCAAACTCCGCATCACATGGTAAGGATAGTCGAAAAGGACAAGATGGAGGTAAAGAAGCTCAAAATGGTACCTGTGGAATGCGTGGTACGGGGATACTTTTATGGTAGCTTTGTCGACCGATACAAAGGTCATCTTGGCAAGGGTCTGCCATTGGACTTCAAGCCTATTCTGGCAGGTAAACTGCCGCGGCCCATTTTCGACCCTACGACAAAGTCTGAGGAGCATGACACGCCAATAACCAGGCAGCAAGCAATCTTCTCAGGCATTTTGTCTGAAAAGGACTTTGATTACTTGGAAAAAACATCAATATCGCTATATGAGAAAATGAGCAAGATTGTGGAGCGGGCAGGTTTTATCATTGCAGACGTCAAGTTCGAATTTGGCAGGAATGAACAGGGCGACATTGTCCTTGGGGACTCGCTTGGTCCCGACGAGTACAGGCTGTGGCTCAAGACCGACCACCAGCCCGGCAAGGTTCAAGAAAGCTATGACAAGCAACTTTTGCGCGACTGGCTTGCCAAGATAGGGTTCAAGGACAAGGTAGACAGTCTTGCCAAGGAGGGCAAAAAACCTGAATCTCCTGAAGTGGCGCCCGAAGTGGCAAACGAGCTTAGCCGGCGATACATTCTGGCCTACGAGCGCATAAGCGGCCGCAAATTATAG
- a CDS encoding putative RNA uridine N3 methyltransferase — protein sequence MPNLWVAIPDSSLSDEQTRRDKSIKIAQFARACAIFQVKRIYIYHDSLSQFERDDPNLLKTILRYLDTPQYLRKALYPRMHQLEYAGILHPIKAPHHKPPEDIKRVRAGDVRTGVITKVKGQLFVEAGLGSLVPFVGQGFEGKKVNVKFISPYPNLKAIEASEEDIFEYWGYEVKEVPSLGKLLLASAENTEVVITSRKGSYFKNVEAKLIERAKNAQNILVVFGAPKHGVYDILAKEGASIKPYEFVVNMFPNQGTETVRLEEAVLGTLAILNHSIGKR from the coding sequence ATGCCCAATCTCTGGGTCGCGATACCTGATTCTTCGCTTTCAGACGAGCAGACAAGGCGCGACAAGAGCATCAAGATTGCGCAGTTTGCGCGCGCCTGCGCCATCTTCCAAGTAAAGAGGATATACATCTACCATGACTCGCTGTCCCAGTTTGAAAGGGACGATCCAAATCTGCTCAAAACGATCCTGCGCTACCTTGACACTCCACAGTATCTGCGCAAGGCCTTGTATCCTAGGATGCACCAGCTGGAATATGCAGGAATACTGCACCCGATCAAGGCGCCGCATCACAAGCCTCCTGAAGACATCAAGCGCGTGAGAGCCGGCGACGTGCGCACAGGAGTCATCACTAAGGTCAAAGGGCAGCTGTTTGTTGAGGCTGGACTTGGGTCTCTCGTGCCGTTTGTCGGTCAAGGCTTTGAAGGCAAGAAGGTAAATGTCAAGTTCATCTCACCGTACCCCAACCTGAAGGCGATCGAGGCTTCTGAGGAGGACATTTTCGAGTACTGGGGATATGAGGTAAAGGAAGTACCGTCGCTTGGCAAGCTGCTGCTTGCAAGCGCAGAAAACACCGAAGTCGTCATCACGTCAAGGAAGGGCAGCTACTTCAAAAATGTAGAAGCCAAGCTTATCGAACGGGCCAAAAACGCGCAAAATATTCTAGTTGTATTTGGAGCGCCAAAACACGGCGTGTACGATATCCTTGCAAAGGAGGGAGCAAGCATTAAGCCTTACGAATTTGTCGTCAACATGTTCCCAAACCAAGGCACAGAGACAGTAAGACTGGAAGAAGCTGTGCTTGGAACTCTTGCCATTCTGAATCATTCTATCGGCAAAAGATAA
- a CDS encoding SDR family NAD(P)-dependent oxidoreductase: MEKQSSLKSNLKFSGKTVVITGSGTGIGQAIAKKFAENGANIVIMGRRKEPLDQTASMLNKIIASAGSSGKVVVFPRVDVADEAGINAMFASLKNQFGKVDIIVNNAGVSGPVKTFTNASVKEFREAVAIHLTGTFWTSVSGLSAMERGGKIITIATFFTEENRYEQRPYRFRTPYTAAQGAKNRLAEALAWELVERDIRSISTNPGPVHSDRIYKTVYPKAAAEFLRIGGYPGLSSIEVEKVTAGALPLLGEQDEVVANGCRQVAVEIAKARGQEESEENIKKLSETVAGALAKMQEIAEKIQNNTSKMIVDGEFLTQEDVAEMVMNLCDEKISKLINGRVIPNDRVFYPVKPIVGTSVDGPAQPDLKDKVIILTTSSSAKKDIERVKQVARLAQGAGAKQVIVLANNQSDMQEYRDFHNHAINMLDEESVRRIFNTARTKFGKIDSVIHFTGDYDYNAAFSSLSRSQWDALVNNFIYIPGLITKEAVNAMAPQGAVEEPAKYKDSKGTVVIVGPDAPVGKKISGVLRARADVFRGALRPYTATVNQELGDVLGSSIKLHLVLAGNSEGSEPDAARLHNSILNLAAGVALKRNEAIFYVDEARK, from the coding sequence GTGGAAAAGCAGTCTTCTCTCAAATCTAATCTGAAATTTAGCGGTAAAACTGTTGTTATTACTGGCAGCGGGACAGGCATCGGGCAGGCAATAGCAAAAAAGTTTGCCGAGAACGGTGCCAACATTGTCATCATGGGCAGGAGAAAGGAGCCTCTTGACCAGACAGCTAGCATGCTGAACAAGATAATCGCTTCTGCCGGATCTTCTGGCAAGGTCGTGGTTTTCCCCAGAGTTGATGTCGCAGATGAAGCCGGCATAAACGCCATGTTTGCGAGCCTGAAGAATCAGTTTGGCAAGGTCGACATCATTGTCAACAATGCAGGTGTTTCAGGACCTGTCAAGACTTTTACAAATGCAAGCGTCAAAGAGTTCCGCGAAGCTGTTGCCATCCACCTGACAGGCACGTTCTGGACCTCTGTCAGCGGTCTGAGCGCGATGGAAAGGGGCGGCAAGATAATCACGATTGCGACATTTTTCACAGAGGAGAACCGCTACGAGCAGAGGCCCTACAGATTTCGGACTCCATACACGGCGGCACAGGGAGCCAAGAACCGCCTTGCAGAGGCCCTTGCGTGGGAGCTGGTAGAGCGCGACATTCGCTCGATATCCACCAACCCTGGGCCGGTGCACTCTGACAGGATATACAAGACAGTCTATCCAAAGGCTGCCGCCGAATTTCTGCGCATAGGCGGCTACCCTGGGCTTAGCTCTATAGAGGTCGAGAAGGTCACTGCGGGCGCGCTCCCTCTGCTGGGCGAGCAGGACGAAGTTGTCGCAAACGGCTGCCGACAGGTGGCGGTCGAGATTGCCAAGGCGCGTGGGCAAGAAGAATCTGAAGAAAACATAAAGAAACTTTCGGAAACCGTTGCAGGCGCTCTTGCCAAGATGCAGGAAATTGCCGAAAAGATACAGAATAACACTAGCAAGATGATAGTTGACGGCGAGTTCTTGACGCAGGAGGACGTGGCAGAGATGGTCATGAACCTCTGCGACGAGAAGATAAGCAAGCTGATAAACGGCAGGGTGATCCCAAACGACCGCGTGTTCTACCCTGTCAAGCCGATAGTTGGAACCTCAGTCGACGGACCAGCACAGCCCGACTTGAAGGACAAGGTCATCATCCTGACCACCAGCTCTTCAGCCAAAAAAGACATCGAGCGGGTCAAGCAGGTCGCAAGACTTGCGCAAGGCGCTGGCGCAAAGCAGGTAATAGTCCTTGCCAACAACCAGAGCGACATGCAAGAATACCGAGATTTCCACAACCACGCCATAAACATGCTGGACGAAGAGAGTGTGAGGCGCATCTTTAACACCGCAAGGACAAAGTTTGGCAAGATCGATTCTGTCATTCATTTTACCGGCGACTATGACTACAATGCCGCATTCAGCTCGCTTTCAAGAAGCCAGTGGGACGCACTGGTCAACAACTTTATCTACATTCCAGGGCTGATCACAAAGGAAGCGGTAAACGCGATGGCACCGCAAGGCGCGGTAGAAGAGCCTGCAAAGTACAAGGACTCTAAGGGCACAGTCGTAATCGTTGGGCCGGACGCGCCTGTGGGCAAAAAGATCTCTGGCGTCCTAAGAGCAAGGGCTGATGTCTTCCGCGGCGCGCTGCGGCCGTACACAGCGACAGTGAACCAAGAGCTGGGTGATGTCCTTGGCTCAAGTATCAAGCTGCATCTTGTGCTCGCCGGCAATAGCGAAGGATCAGAGCCTGATGCTGCAAGGCTGCACAATTCAATCCTGAACCTGGCAGCTGGCGTCGCGCTCAAAAGAAACGAAGCGATATTCTATGTCGACGAAGCAAGAAAGTAA